A single Alosa sapidissima isolate fAloSap1 chromosome 17, fAloSap1.pri, whole genome shotgun sequence DNA region contains:
- the LOC121688194 gene encoding uncharacterized protein LOC121688194 codes for MHLQNISYSAFRRHASSYLETAVIHQWHQYQEAEFEFLSQRKVKIGGDMRADSPGHSAKYGSYSLMNLETNSIIDIQLVQSNEVGGSHNMEKEGLKRSLQLLESKGVAVDYIVTDRHPQIQKYLREQKITHYYDVWHLEKGLSKKLGKVAKEKDCEVVKKWQRGISNHVYWCATSSSSGPEKVAKWTSVVNHMQNKHTHDNPLFPQCQHPVRRSRDRKKWFQPGSKALYKVEKILTNKRVLSDVERLSSRYQTSTLEAFHSVILRFTPKSVVFPFIGMLCRLYLAAMHFNENAGRTQARTTSGKLRYSLHFPKAKKGVYWHTVKPVKSPPTHCYVHNLIAGVFEEIVPNPLPYMEELQKIPVPDALSSAFYHPPLTEAVAAYTSRFRQGQP; via the exons atgcatctGCAAAACATCAGCTACTCAGCATTCCGTAGGCATGCAAGCAGTTATCTGGAAACAGCTGTGATCCACCAATGGCACCAGTACCAAGAAGCAGAATTTGAGTTCTTGAGTCAGAGGAAAGTCAAGATTGGAGGGGACATGCGAGCAGATTCACCGG GTCACTCTGCCAAATATGGAAGTTACAGTTTGATGAATCTGGAGACCAACAGCATTATTGACATTCAACTAGTCCAG AGCAATGAGGTTGGCGGGAGCCACAACATGGAGAAAGAGGGACTCAAAAGAAGCCTACAGCTTTTGGAGTCCAAGGGTGTGGCAGTCGATTACATTGTCACTGACCGTCATCCACAGATACAAAAATATCTCCGTGAGCAAAAGATAACACACTACTATGATGTCTGGCATTTGGAAAAAG GTCTATCTAAGAAACTGGGAAAAGTGGCTAAAGAGAAGGACTGCGAGGTGGTCAAGAAGTGGCAGCGTGGAATCAGCAACCATGTTTATTGGTGTgcaacatcctcatcctcagggCCAGAGAAAGTCGCCAAATGGACATCTGTGGTAAACCACatgcaaaacaaacatacccACGACAATCCTCTCTTCCCACAATGCCAACATCCAGTCCGCCGGAGCAGAGATCGCAAGAAGTGGTTTCAACCAG GTTCCAAAGCCCTCTACAAAGTGGAGAAGATCCTAACAAATAAGAGGGTCCTCAGTGATGTTGAGAGGCTAAGCTCACGGTACCAGACCTCAACTCTGGAGGCATTCCACAGTGTAATCTTGCGCTTCACACCCAAAAGTGTGGTCTTTCCTTTCATTGGGATGTTGTGCAG ACTATATCTGGCAGCAATGCACTTCAATGAAAACGCTGGCCGCACTCAGGCAAGAACAACTTCAGGGAAACTGAGGTACAGCTTACATTTCCCAAAAGCCAAAAAGGGAGTTTACTGGCACACTGTGAAGCCAGTAAAATCACCGCCAACACACT GCTACGTCCACAACCTGATTGCTGGGGTGTTTGAAGAGATAGTCCCCAACCCCCTGCCTTACATGGAGGAGCTCCAAAAAATCCCTGTTCCTGATGCCCTGTCCTCAGCATTCTACCATCCTCCACTGACAGAAGCTGTGGCTGCATACACATCTCGCTTTAGGCAAGGGCAGCCCTAA